Genomic DNA from Mytilus trossulus isolate FHL-02 unplaced genomic scaffold, PNRI_Mtr1.1.1.hap1 h1tg000050l__unscaffolded, whole genome shotgun sequence:
ACTAATAGTAATAATAGAATTAAGCACTTATTTATATAGTCATttatcacaccacatctttctatatctatttataattcAACATGTTGTGTTTTACTAAATATCTTCTCCAAGAGTCTTTGTCCAGTTTTATGATGACTGTATCTCTTGGCAGATGGTATAATATTTGAGATGGTCCGTTTATTAACAGAATAGTTGACAAAGTCCCAGCATGCTCTTTCAAGGTCATCCAGACCAAACTGTGATGCTCCACATAAAAGTCCAACTACACATGAACTGTTGATATCCACAGAACCACTGTGTATGAACTGAATTATCTTTTTGAAGTCCTCTGGTTCATACTTCTTCACAACAATAGTAACTTTGTCAGATTTTATTGTAGTTTTCTTTTGCTTTCCTTTTTTGTCAGCTTTACTCTGAAATTCAGCTTCcctttgtttctttaaaatgagaTTGTACAGCACCCTGCTTCTTGTTCCCAAGATGGCCTTGACACCATGAACTTTGACATTTTCTGGTCCAACTTCAAATGTGACATCACAAAGTTCTGGTATGGACGAGATGACCTTCAGTTGTTCTGTCAGAGCTTGTGTATTTCTGTAACTCatcttttctttgattttgactGGGTCCCTGTTGTAGCTGGTTGGAACCAATGTGTCATATTGTGATTTCTGGGTTTGCGTAGATGACTCTGAATCTGAAGGTGTGGATTCATAACCAGATGAATAGTTATCCTGCTCCACTTGTACAAAGTCCATTAAAGCCAGAGTGGATTCACATCTATCCATTTTGTAGTTGTATAAGACTTATTAttagtttttaaagtttaagataTAGTTTTGAAATGATATGACCTTTCAAATTACTGTATTTATATTCATGacattttatgaaatgaaatgctcCATTTTGACAAGTAGCATAAAATGGCATATAAATTGAGACATGGAGACATTTCTGTCAATTCTCATTTCCACAAAGTTGTTGGCTTGTCTATGGCTTGGGGTCATCAATGTATTGAATTAATCCAATTAACAGGTTGATTAGTTTGTAAAGCTTATTTGATTAATCctgttataatttaatatgatgAAAACAATATGAGCGAATCTGATTGATAGTTTTGTAATTAAGTACCAGTCCACCTAAGAATCATGCAGAGTGCTGTATTATAgtgatttatcaaaataattgatttttgcTTAAACTTCAGTGATTAAATCATCATGTAAGCAGGAAACcttgtgcaattttttttttagttacatCCATGGTTTCCCTcttaaaactaaagaattagATCCCCCCCTCTGAGACTGATTCCTCTAtcattgtattgaaataagtgactcatttaaacaaaatatcccTGAACAATTTTCATACACAATGATGTCAAATGGAAGATTGAATagtatagttttaaaaatcaatcacagtttaaaattatttatggaAGCCGACTATTTTTCTCATagcaaataacaataaataaatcatttgtttgaattttcatgTACACTtctatttgtataaaatttattgtaaattaatttcgatttttttgttaattactTAATGAGAATAATGAATGTGATATAAATTCCATATCTTAATATAATATGCATGTCTTGTtgcttacaaaatttcaaacgGGATTTCCGAAATCGattaatctttata
This window encodes:
- the LOC134699334 gene encoding serine-enriched protein-like; translated protein: MDRCESTLALMDFVQVEQDNYSSGYESTPSDSESSTQTQKSQYDTLVPTSYNRDPVKIKEKMSYRNTQALTEQLKVISSIPELCDVTFEVGPENVKVHGVKAILGTRSRVLYNLILKKQREAEFQSKADKKGKQKKTTIKSDKVTIVVKKYEPEDFKKIIQFIHSGSVDINSSCVVGLLCGASQFGLDDLERACWDFVNYSVNKRTISNIIPSAKRYSHHKTGQRLLEKIFSKTQHVEL